One genomic region from Pecten maximus chromosome 5, xPecMax1.1, whole genome shotgun sequence encodes:
- the LOC117328149 gene encoding sodium-dependent glucose transporter 1B-like translates to MAIIPWCTEFFPMLIGHCIQGLFGGSVDSVVLAEMLSLWGSESESPMQALYFSFAFGAILSPLVVTPFLHSRDDTGDTKGTNATPYVTYTDVSVNLSVTNENASTYGHTATFTNITTYDLSNTSTQLNEVMTVSPNVDCAQYTNITFPDCYQELMASRYSSDLYIPYSISSGLCLLVSLPFLLLSVLSLLDKFKVPHVDDETRVTKPLSNKLKTVTLLVTGIISGIDTAMEDAYGDFLTAFCVSQMGWTKQNGAIATSLFHGSFAFGRFIGIFLAICFKPLQLVLSYSVLLIAVNGVFIVSGLYGFGEGIWVCSVLAGIGMSVISPSIFTLTEESFFPVTGRIASYYVITACLGSAINSLLIGYLMDSWSDMSMLYVLCAEGFTIFFMALLCYVLVRIFYKEKVKETAIQEEDDGL, encoded by the exons ATGGCGATCATACCGTGGTGTACAGAATTTTTCCCTATGCTGATTGGACACTGCATCCAGGGTCTCTTCGGGGGAAGTGTTGACTCGG TGGTCCTAGCTGAAATGCTGTCTCTTTGGGGGTCCGAGTCCGAGTCTCCCATGCAGGCCCTTTACTTCAGTTTTGCGTTCGGTGCTATATTGTCTCCTCTTGTCGTCACTCCTTTTCTCCACAGCAGAGACGACACAGGAGATACTAAAGGTACCAATGCCACTCCATATGTTACCTACACAGACGTATCAGTAAATCTGTCGGTAACCAACGAAAACGCATCTACATATGGACATACTGCCACGTTTACAAACATTACGACATATGACCTATCGAATACATCAACACAGCTAAATGAAGTTATGACAGTATCTCCCAATGTTGATTGTGCACAGTATACGAACATCACATTCCCAGATTGTTATCAGGAGTTGATGGCCTCTCGATATTCATCGGACCTCTACATTCCATACAGTATTTCGTCGGGACTTTGTCTCCTTGTTTCACTTCCATTCCTTCTGTTGTCCGTCCTATCATTATTAGACAAATTTAAAGTTCCCCATGTTGATGATGAAACTCGTGTGACAAAACCTTTGTCCAATAAGCTAAAAACAGTGACGTTATTGGTGACGGGAATTATATCTGGAATCGACACGGCTATGGAGGACGCATACGGCGACTTTCTTACCGCATTCTGTGTCTCACAAATGGGTTGGACGAAACAAAATGGCGCCATAGCAACTTCCCTTTTTCATGGGTCGTTTGCGTTTGGTCGATTTATAGGAATTTTCCTTGCAATATGCTTCAAACCTTTGCAATTAGTATTATCATACAGTGTTCTCCTAATAGCAGTCAATGGTGTGTTCATTGTAAGCGGACTGTACGGGTTCGGGGAGGGGATATGGGTGTGCAGTGTACTAGCGGGGATTGGAATGTCGGTCATCTCGCCTTCTATATTTACACTGACAGAGGAGTCGTTTTTCCCGGTGACGGGGAGGATAGCATCATATTACGTCATCACCGCGTGTCTAGGCTCGGCTATAAACTCGTTACTTATCGGATACCTGATGGACAGCTGGTCAGACATGTCTATGTTGTATGTCCTATGTGCTGAGGGATTCACGATCTTCTTCATGGCATTGTTATGTTACGTTCTAGTTCGTATATTCTATAAAGAAAAAGTTAAGGAAACAGCTATTCAAGAGGAGGACGACGGTTTGTGA
- the LOC117326671 gene encoding uncharacterized protein LOC117326671: MPFEVNMSIPNKFLILVCDCYGMSSDRNPIFKTCLDLHTSDPFHRIATAPNQYGSVELTLNVTQHNPNKNDLSESPGTVTTEFTSTTDDSTIYTKVPLKQYKDKDTDIHTDITDSTVHTKAPSKQYKDKDTDIHTNSTGKVLYS, translated from the exons ATGCCATTTGAGGTGAACATGTCGATTCCTAACAAGTTCCTTATACTTGTCTGCGATTGTTACGGAATGTCGTCGGATAGGAATCCAATATTCAAGACGTGTCTCGATCTTCATACTTCAGATCCATTTCATAGGATAGCGACCGCACCGAACCAGTATGGCTCTGTCGA GCTTACTTTGAATGTAACACAGCACAACCCTAACAAGAACGACTTATCTGAGAGTCCTGGTACGGTCACCACAGAATTCACTAGTACTACCGATG ATTCTACCATATACACGAAGGTGCCCTTAAAACAATATAAGGACAAAGACACGGACATCCATACTGATATAACAG attctacagtacacacgaagGCGCCCTCTAAACAATATAAGGACAAAGACACGGACATCCATACAAACTCCACCGGTAAAGTATTGTATTCCTAA